One genomic window of Arachis hypogaea cultivar Tifrunner chromosome 8, arahy.Tifrunner.gnm2.J5K5, whole genome shotgun sequence includes the following:
- the LOC112707895 gene encoding protein WVD2-like 5 isoform X3 — MASPNGNVENFDELDGAATDNSSVVEIREVANGSSNGNNVDNSNGEDVTTVEDQSRQLSAQKGPVKEKCTKPTGSKDVHVNSVKRGKDGKDEHASSAVSNGTSASEPHPRQPAKIRSYNDKETWLSKHPGKSDPVSSEVPLDKAKPRSLKKGPAENVQGGTECSSPTAEDAKHRRVGALPNYGFSFKCDERAERRKQFYSKLEEKIHAKEVEESNLQAKTKETQEAEIKMLRKSLAFKATPMPSFYQEPTPPRMELKKIPTTRAKSPKLGRRKTATHPESEGDAISSAQVGRLSLDEKASQSTPTKGISPVNQKKPQRKSLPPRLASEKSSPSNSSTARTPSKTPNITKTPLSSIATKVTTLSNSTVKDKAKVAEANEENNILSHETSKVPPLNSAPSPIDKPSEAELCTNGNVLREEKQEQEQTFVQQEPIATEN; from the exons ATGGCATCTCCAAATGgaaatgttgaaaattttgatgagTTGGATGGTGCTGCAACTGATAACTCATCTGTGGTGGAAATCAGGGAAGTAGCAAATGGCAGCAGCAATGGCAACAATGTGGACAATTCGAAT GGTGAGGATGTTACTACAGTAGAGGATCAATCAAGGCAATTAAGTGCTCAAAAGGGTCCTGTGAAGGAAAAGTGCACAAAGCCCACAGGTTCGAAAGATGTTCATGTAAACTCGGTGAAAAGAGGCAAAGATGGAAAAGATGAACATGCATCATCTGCTGTTTCAAATGGTACTTCAGCTTCAGAACCCCACCCTAGGCAGCCTGCCAAAATCAGATCGTATAATGACAAGGAAACTTGGTTGTCCAAG CACCCTGGAAAATCTGATCCAGTGTCTTCTGAAGTACCACT GGACAAAGCTAAACCAAGATCATTGAAGAAAGGGCCCGCTGAAAATGTTCAAGGAGGAACAGAATGTTCTTC TCCTACTGCAGAAGATGCTAAACATCGCAGGGTTGGGGCACTTCCCAATTATGGATTCAGCTTCAAATGTGATGAGCGAGCTGAGAGAAGAAAACAG TTTTACTCAAAGCTCGAGGAAAAGATTCACGCAAAGGAAGTGGAGGAGAGTAACCTACAAGCAAAAACCAAG GAGACACAAGAAGCTGAGATTAAGATGCTTAGGAAGAGTCTTGCATTTAAAGCAACTCCAATGCCTAGTTTTTACCAGGAGCCTACTCCTCCTAGGATGGAGTTAAAGAAG ATACCAACTACAAGAGCGAAATCCCCCAAGCTTGGTCGTAGGAAGACCGCAACACATCCAGAGTCAGAAGGAGACGCTATCAGCAGCGCTCAAGTAGGTCGTTTAAGCCTCGATGAGAAAGCGTCTCAGAGTACACCAACTAAAGGAATTTCTCCTGTCAATCAAAAGAAACCGCAGCGAAAATCTCTTCCTCCTCGACTGGCTTCTGAAAAGAGTAGTCCATCCAATTCATCTACTGCACGGACTCCATCTAAGACACCTAATATCACAAAAACCCCCTTATCTAGTATAGCGACTAAAGTTACCACCTTGTCCAATTCAACAGTGAAAGATAAAGCCAAGGTGGCTGAGGCCAATGAAGAAAACAACATCTTGTCCCATGAAACAAGCAAAGTTCCACCTCTGAATTCGGCTCCCAGTCCCATCGACAAGCCAAGTGAAGCTGAGTTGTGCACAAATGGCAATGTACTCAGAGAAgagaaacaagaacaagaacaaaccTTTGTACAACAAGAACCCATAGCGACCGAGAATTAA
- the LOC112707895 gene encoding protein WVD2-like 5 isoform X2, which yields MVLDVDPSVAEITEMASPNGNVENFDELDGAATDNSSVVEIREVANGSSNGNNVDNSNGEDVTTVEDQSRQLSAQKGPVKEKCTKPTGSKDVHVNSVKRGKDGKDEHASSAVSNGTSASEPHPRQPAKIRSYNDKETWLSKHPGKSDPVSSEVPLDKAKPRSLKKGPAENVQGGTECSSPTAEDAKHRRVGALPNYGFSFKCDERAERRKQFYSKLEEKIHAKEVEESNLQAKTKETQEAEIKMLRKSLAFKATPMPSFYQEPTPPRMELKKIPTTRAKSPKLGRRKTATHPESEGDAISSAQVGRLSLDEKASQSTPTKGISPVNQKKPQRKSLPPRLASEKSSPSNSSTARTPSKTPNITKTPLSSIATKVTTLSNSTVKDKAKVAEANEENNILSHETSKVPPLNSAPSPIDKPSEAELCTNGNVLREEKQEQEQTFVQQEPIATEN from the exons ATGGTGTTAGATGTAGACCCCAGTGTTGCTGAAATTACAGAAATGGCATCTCCAAATGgaaatgttgaaaattttgatgagTTGGATGGTGCTGCAACTGATAACTCATCTGTGGTGGAAATCAGGGAAGTAGCAAATGGCAGCAGCAATGGCAACAATGTGGACAATTCGAAT GGTGAGGATGTTACTACAGTAGAGGATCAATCAAGGCAATTAAGTGCTCAAAAGGGTCCTGTGAAGGAAAAGTGCACAAAGCCCACAGGTTCGAAAGATGTTCATGTAAACTCGGTGAAAAGAGGCAAAGATGGAAAAGATGAACATGCATCATCTGCTGTTTCAAATGGTACTTCAGCTTCAGAACCCCACCCTAGGCAGCCTGCCAAAATCAGATCGTATAATGACAAGGAAACTTGGTTGTCCAAG CACCCTGGAAAATCTGATCCAGTGTCTTCTGAAGTACCACT GGACAAAGCTAAACCAAGATCATTGAAGAAAGGGCCCGCTGAAAATGTTCAAGGAGGAACAGAATGTTCTTC TCCTACTGCAGAAGATGCTAAACATCGCAGGGTTGGGGCACTTCCCAATTATGGATTCAGCTTCAAATGTGATGAGCGAGCTGAGAGAAGAAAACAG TTTTACTCAAAGCTCGAGGAAAAGATTCACGCAAAGGAAGTGGAGGAGAGTAACCTACAAGCAAAAACCAAG GAGACACAAGAAGCTGAGATTAAGATGCTTAGGAAGAGTCTTGCATTTAAAGCAACTCCAATGCCTAGTTTTTACCAGGAGCCTACTCCTCCTAGGATGGAGTTAAAGAAG ATACCAACTACAAGAGCGAAATCCCCCAAGCTTGGTCGTAGGAAGACCGCAACACATCCAGAGTCAGAAGGAGACGCTATCAGCAGCGCTCAAGTAGGTCGTTTAAGCCTCGATGAGAAAGCGTCTCAGAGTACACCAACTAAAGGAATTTCTCCTGTCAATCAAAAGAAACCGCAGCGAAAATCTCTTCCTCCTCGACTGGCTTCTGAAAAGAGTAGTCCATCCAATTCATCTACTGCACGGACTCCATCTAAGACACCTAATATCACAAAAACCCCCTTATCTAGTATAGCGACTAAAGTTACCACCTTGTCCAATTCAACAGTGAAAGATAAAGCCAAGGTGGCTGAGGCCAATGAAGAAAACAACATCTTGTCCCATGAAACAAGCAAAGTTCCACCTCTGAATTCGGCTCCCAGTCCCATCGACAAGCCAAGTGAAGCTGAGTTGTGCACAAATGGCAATGTACTCAGAGAAgagaaacaagaacaagaacaaaccTTTGTACAACAAGAACCCATAGCGACCGAGAATTAA
- the LOC112707893 gene encoding EIN3-binding F-box protein 1, producing the protein MSQVFGFSGGDDFCTGGSVYANPKDANIFLSLGRSVDFYYPLPKRSRISVSFDLDGDWFEQKQKTSIEALPDECLFEILRRLPAGQARSACANVSKRWLMLLSSISNSEIYSNANEKELSDKEGDDLEFGDEGFLSRSLEGKKATDVRLAAIAVGTSHRGGLGKLSIRGSNSDRGVTNLGLKAVARGCPSLKAFSLWNVSTVSDEGLIEVAEGCQKLEKLNLCKCSAISDKALIEVAKKCPNLTELSIESCPQIGNEGLQAVGKLCANLRSVSIKDCTGVGDQGIAGLLTSASVVLRKVKLESLAAVSDLSLAVIGHYGFSVTDLVLNCLPNVNEKGFWVMANGRALQKLASLTIGSCRGITDAAIVAIGKGCPNVRNFHLSKCAFLSDNGLVSLTKAAPSIESLQLEECHRFTQFGFFGILFNCGAKLKALNVVSCYGIKDLNLALPAGSPCSLTSLSISDCPGFGNANLAVLGRLCPRLKHVELSGLAGITDAGFLPLLESSEAGLVKVNLSGCLNLTDIVVISLANSHGWTLEVLNLDGCRNITDASLKAIAVNCPLLSDLDVSKCAITDAGIAALARGKQLNLEILSLSCCSSVSEKSLPALRKLGNSLIGLNIRHCSAISSRAVGMLVEHLWRCDILC; encoded by the exons ATGTCTCAAGTCTTTGGCTTTTCAG GTGGTGACGATTTTTGCACTGGGGGGTCAGTATATGCGAACCCAAAGGATGCTAACATCTTCTTGTCGCTCGGTCGATCAGTTGACTTTTACTACCCTCTTCCTAAGAGGTCTCGCATCAGCGTTTCATTTGATCTCGATGGAGATTGGTTTGAGCAGAAGCAGAAGACATCTATTGAAGCCCTGCCAGATGAGTGCCTCTTTGAGATCCTTAGGAGGTTGCCTGCTGGCCAAGCTAGGAGCGCTTGCGCTAACGTGTCAAAGCGCTGGCTTATGCTTCTAAGCAGCATCTCCAATAGTGAGATTTACAGCAACGCAAATGAAAAGGAGCTTAGTGACAAGGAGGGTGATGATCTGGAATTCGGAGATGAGGGATTCCTCTCCCGGAGCTTGGAAGGAAAGAAGGCTACTGATGTTAGACTCGCTGCCATCGCTGTGGGGACATCACATCGCGGTGGATTGGGTAAACTTTCAATCCGTGGAAGCAACTCAGATCGTGGGGTTACTAATCTTGGTCTCAAGGCAGTTGCTCGTGGATGCCCTTCTCTGAAGGCTTTCTCTCTGTGGAACGTTTCTACTGTTAGTGATGAAGGCTTGATCGAGGTTGCTGAGGGGTGTCAAAAGTTAGAGAAGCTTAACCTTTGCAAGTGCTCCGCAATTTCCGACAAGGCTTTAATTGAAGTCGCAAAGAAGTGCCCAAATCTGACCGAATTGTCTATTGAGTCTTGCCCTCAAATTGGCAATGAAGGTCTACAGGCTGTGGGAAAGTTGTGTGCCAATCTAAGGTCGGTCTCAATCAAGGATTGCACCGGAGTCGGTGATCAGGGAATAGCTGGCCTGCTAACTTCTGCTTCCGTTGTTCTGAGAAAGGTGAAGCTCGAGTCGCTGGCGGCTGTATCTGATCTCTCTCTGGCAGTTATTGGGCACTATGGATTTTCGGTCACAGATCTTGTCCTCAATTGCCTTCCAAATGTTAATGAGAAGGGTTTCTGGGTTATGGCCAATGGTCGTGCGCTGCAGAAACTTGCGTCCCTCACAATCGGATCCTGCCGAGGTATAACAGATGCTGCTATTGTAGCTATTGGAAAGGGTTGTCCAAATGTGAGGAACTTCCATCTCAGCAAGTGTGCATTTCTGTCGGACAACGGGTTGGTATCATTAACCAAGGCAGCTCCATCGATCGAGAGCCTACAATTGGAAGAGTGCCACAGGTTTACCCAATTTGGGTTTTTTGGTATCCTTTTTAACTGTGGTGCAAAATTGAAGGCTCTTAATGTCGTTAGCTGCTATGGAATTAAGGATCTGAATCTGGCACTGCCAGCTGGATCTCCTTGCTCCCTTACCTCACTATCAATCTCTGACTGTCCTGGATTTGGAAATGCTAATCTTGCTGTGCTTGGGAGGCTTTGCCCACGTCTTAAGCATGTCGAATTGAGTGGACTGGCAGGAATAACTGACGCAGGGTTTCTTCCACTGCTTGAGAGCTCTGAGGCTGGTTTGGTTAAAGTTAACCTTAGCGGTTGCCTGAATCTGACTGACATAGTAGTCATCTCCTTGGCCAATTCACATGGCTGGACTCTTGAGGTGCTTAACCTTGATGGCTGCCGAAACATCACTGACGCCAGCTTAAAGGCAATTGCAGTCAATTGCCCCTTGCTCTCTGATCTCGACGTTTCCAAGTGCGCCATCACTGATGCCGGGATTGCTGCCCTTGCCCGTGGCAAACAGCTCAATCTGGAGATCCTTTCTCTGTCATGTTGCTCTTCAGTATCAGAGAAGAGCTTGCCTGCGTTGAGGAAACTTGGCAACAGCCTCATCGGACTGAACATCCGGCACTGCAGCGCAATCAGCAGCCGTGCAGTTGGCATGCTtgttgaacatctctggaggtgTGACATCCTCTGTTGA
- the LOC112705445 gene encoding uncharacterized protein — MRMVLKSKNKLAFVDGSLPPPSKDDATFEAWDRCNTLVASWITHSLSPDIASSVIWNSNAHDIWEELKRRFYQGDVFRIAELDEELFSTKQGDLSITSYFTKLKTIWEELELFRPIPLCPCSSTCVCGFQVIRNYRQDTFVVRFLRGLNEQYSTARSSLMMMTPLPSIDTAFALLLQQERQVLGTDSLGSPVLINAVDQNATYNLSWNGRGKGRDIRGGRGGKHFGGRGPPRLCSFCGKTGHLVDACYKKHGLPPHLKQKMLQSANSVTVKFDETDGHNSIDLYKENACSGTSFTAEQKDALLALLQHHSTPNPQNVNQFTIATNPQSSSEGNSVVMSSLSPHSHESWVIDTGATVHVTFSLAAFASYTKINPIRVRLPNPSILVATIAGQVKFSNSLYLTNVLYLPDFALNLISVSALISSLDCQFIFNKFGCEI; from the coding sequence ATGCGCATGGTTCTTAAATCCAAAAATAAACTTGCTTTTGTGGATGGTTCTCTGCCACCACCATCCAAGGATGATGCTACCTTTGAAGCTTGGGATCGCTGTAATACTCTAGTTGCTTCTTGGATCACACACTCACTGAGTCCGGACATCGCTAGCAGCGTCATTTGGAACAGCAATGCTCATGATATTTGGGAAGAATTGAAACGGAGATTTTATCAAGGTGATGTTTTTCGAATTGCAGAATTAGATGAAGAATTATTTTCTACTAAACAGGGCGACTTGAGCATTACCTCATATTTCAcaaaattgaaaacaatttgGGAGGAATTAGAACTTTTTCGGCCGATACCTCTATGTCCTTGTTCATCTACTTGTGTTTGTGGATTTCAAGTGATAAGAAACTATCGGCAAGACACGTTTGTTGTGCGCTTTCTTCGGGGCCTCAATGAGCAATACTCTACCGCTCGGTCAAGTCTCATGATGATGACTCCTTTGCCTTCCATTGATACAGCCTTTGCTTTGCTTCTACAGCAAGAACGGCAGGTGCTTGGGACTGATTCACTTGGTTCTCCAGTCCTCATCAATGCAGTGGATCAGAATGCCACTTACAATCTATCATGGAATGGTAGAGGAAAAGGAAGAGATATACGGGGAGGCAGAGGAGGCAAACATTTTGGTGGAAGAGGACCTCCGAGGTTGTGTTCCTTCTGTGGAAAAACCGGTCATCTTGTTGATGCTTGTTACAAGAAGCATGGTTTGCCTCCCCACCTCAAGCAAAAAATGCTGCAATCTGCTAATAGTGTCACAGTGAAATTCGATGAAACTGATGGTCACAATAGCATTGATTTGTATAAGGAGAATGCTTGTTCAGGTACTTCATTTACCGCTGAGCAAAAGGACGCCCTGTTAGCTCTTCTCCAACACCATTCAACACCTAATCCTCAAAATGTGAATCAATTTACTATTGCCACAAATCCACAGTCTTCAAGTGAAGGTAACTCTGTGGTTATGTCTTCTCTTTCACCTCATAGTCATGAATCCTGGGTCATTGACACAGGTGCCACGGTCCATGTTACTTTTAGTCTTGCTGCATTTGCTTCATACACAAAAATAAATCCAATTAGGGTCAGATTGCCAAATCCAAGCATCTTAGTTGCTACTATAGCTGGTCaagttaaattttcaaattcattataTCTCACTAATGTGCTTTACCTCCCAGATTTTGCATTAAATCTTATCTCCGTTTCAGCATTGATTTCTTCACTTGACTGTCAATTCATTTTTAACAAGTTTGGTTGTGAAATATAG
- the LOC112707894 gene encoding pentatricopeptide repeat-containing protein At5g06540 translates to MSSIPRLLQGTINPSTRELKRIHAHAITNGLARFSYISSRLLAFYFQCHQRNRRNMRCLEAFFIHMPIHTVFDFNVMITAFSRDSQFYNSFLLFKQMLATGVRPNSHTFTMFVKSCRGSLSLLQQAHAQVVKLVSVDYDAFVVSSLIGVYCDHGEVGVARQVFDECSNKNVVCWTGLVTGYCNNGLVEKARMLFDEMPQRNEVSYSAMVSGYVRNGCFNEGIQVFHKLKCCGNVVNLNGSLLVSVLNACAAVGAFEEGKWIHSYIDENGLEYELELGTALIDFYTKCGWVEEAERVFDSMPSKDVATWSAMILGLAINGKNYMALELFDKMEKVGPNPNAVTFVGVLTSCNHKDLLTKAWWFFERMSGKYGILPSIEHYGCMVDILARGGRIKDALALVARMPIEPDGAIWGSLLNGCMMHCHVELAHRVGKYLIELEPQRSGYYILLANMYASTGKWEGVSETRRLMKKRGVSTISAWSFIEIDQSIHKFVADDKCCTYSEEIYRVLNHLSKGLEDFSRSKDAFYLFEVI, encoded by the coding sequence ATGAGCTCAATCCCACGTCTCTTGCAAGGAACCATAAATCCAAGCACAAGAGAGCTAAAGCGAATCCATGCCCACGCCATCACCAATGGCCTTGCACGATTCTCCTACATCTCCAGCAGACTCTTGGCCTTCTATTTCCAATGCCACCAGCGCAACCGCCGCAATATGCGCTGTTTAGAGGCTTTTTTCATTCACATGCCAATTCACACTGTCTTCGATTTCAATGTCATGATAACAGCTTTTTCAAGAGACTCACAATTTTACAACTCTTTTCTGCTTTTCAAACAAATGCTAGCCACTGGTGTTAGGCCCAACTCTCACACCTTCACCATGTTTGTCAAATCTTGCCGTGGCTCTTTGTCTCTCCTCCAACAAGCCCATGCTCAAGTGGTGAAGTTAGTGAGTGTGGATTATGATGCTTTTGTAGTGAGTTCTTTGATTGGTGTTTATTGTGATCATGGAGAGGTTGGCGTTGCACGCCAGGTGTTCGATGAATGTTCCAACAAGAATGTGGTGTGTTGGACTGGTCTTGTTACTGGTTATTGTAATAATGGTTTAGTTGAGAAAGCAAGGATGTTGTTTGATGAGATGCCGCAAAGGAATGAGGTATCCTACAGCGCCATGGTGTCTGGGTATGTGAGGAATGGTTGTTTCAATGAGGGCATTCAAGTTTTCCACAAGCTCAAGTGTTGTGGAAATGTTGTTAATTTGAATGGCTCTCTTCTGGTGAGTGTGCTCAATGCATGTGCTGCTGTGGGTGCATTTGAAGAAGGCAAATGGATTCACAGTTACATTGATGAAAATGGTTTGGAGTATGAACTCGAACTGGGCACTGCGTTGATTGATTTCTACACCAAGTGTGGGTGGGTAGAAGAGGCAGAGAGAGTGTTTGATAGTATGCCTAGTAAGGATGTTGCTACTTGGAGTGCTATGATATTGGGTTTGGCTATTAATGGAAAGAATTATATGGCTCTTGAGCTTTTCGATAAGATGGAGAAGGTTGGACCCAACCCCAATGCAGTTACTTTTGTTGGTGTTCTAACTTCCTGCAATCACAAGGACTTGTTGACTAAAGCGTGGTGGTTTTTTGAACGAATGAGTGGAAAATATGGCATCCTACCATCCATTGAACACTATGGATGCATGGTTGATATTTTGGCGCGAGGCGGGCGAATCAAAGATGCTTTAGCGTTAGTTGCTAGGATGCCGATAGAACCGGATGGAGCCATATGGGGGTCTTTGCTCAACGGATGCATGATGCATTGTCATGTTGAACTGGCACATAGAGTTGGGAAGTATTTGATAGAATTGGAGCCTCAACGTAGTGGATATTACATCCTTCTAGCAAACATGTATGCAAGCACGGGCAAATGGGAAGGTGTCTCCGAGACGAGAAGACTGATGAAAAAAAGGGGAGTATCAACCATTTCTGCTTGGAGTTTCATAGAAATTGACCAGTCCATCCACAAATTTGTTGCTGATGATAAGTGTTGTACATATTCAGAAGAAATTTACAGAGTTTTAAACCACTTGAGTAAGGGACTCGAGGATTTCTCCAGATCAAAAGATGCATTCTATTTATTTGAAGTAATATAA
- the LOC112707895 gene encoding protein WVD2-like 5 isoform X4 encodes MPLSIFTSLFAVTLLNPSKSHFDVDPSVAEITEMASPNGNVENFDELDGAATDNSSVVEIREVANGSSNGNNVDNSNGEDVTTVEDQSRQLSAQKGPVKEKCTKPTGSKDVHVNSVKRGKDGKDEHASSAVSNGTSASEPHPRQPAKIRSYNDKETWLSKHPGKSDPVSSEVPLDKAKPRSLKKGPAENVQGGTECSSPTAEDAKHRRVGALPNYGFSFKCDERAERRKQFYSKLEEKIHAKEVEESNLQAKTKETQEAEIKMLRKSLAFKATPMPSFYQEPTPPRMELKKIPTTRAKSPKLGRRKTATHPESEGDAISSAQVGRLSLDEKASQSTPTKGISPVNQKKPQRKSLPPRLASEKSSPSNSSTARTPSKTPNITKTPLSSIATKVTTLSNSTVKDKAKVAEANEENNILSHETSKVPPLNSAPSPIDKPSEAELCTNGNVLREEKQEQEQTFVQQEPIATEN; translated from the exons ATGCCACTCTCCATTTTCACTTCCCTTTTTGCTGTTACTCTTCTGAACCCATCAAAATCTCATTTTG ATGTAGACCCCAGTGTTGCTGAAATTACAGAAATGGCATCTCCAAATGgaaatgttgaaaattttgatgagTTGGATGGTGCTGCAACTGATAACTCATCTGTGGTGGAAATCAGGGAAGTAGCAAATGGCAGCAGCAATGGCAACAATGTGGACAATTCGAAT GGTGAGGATGTTACTACAGTAGAGGATCAATCAAGGCAATTAAGTGCTCAAAAGGGTCCTGTGAAGGAAAAGTGCACAAAGCCCACAGGTTCGAAAGATGTTCATGTAAACTCGGTGAAAAGAGGCAAAGATGGAAAAGATGAACATGCATCATCTGCTGTTTCAAATGGTACTTCAGCTTCAGAACCCCACCCTAGGCAGCCTGCCAAAATCAGATCGTATAATGACAAGGAAACTTGGTTGTCCAAG CACCCTGGAAAATCTGATCCAGTGTCTTCTGAAGTACCACT GGACAAAGCTAAACCAAGATCATTGAAGAAAGGGCCCGCTGAAAATGTTCAAGGAGGAACAGAATGTTCTTC TCCTACTGCAGAAGATGCTAAACATCGCAGGGTTGGGGCACTTCCCAATTATGGATTCAGCTTCAAATGTGATGAGCGAGCTGAGAGAAGAAAACAG TTTTACTCAAAGCTCGAGGAAAAGATTCACGCAAAGGAAGTGGAGGAGAGTAACCTACAAGCAAAAACCAAG GAGACACAAGAAGCTGAGATTAAGATGCTTAGGAAGAGTCTTGCATTTAAAGCAACTCCAATGCCTAGTTTTTACCAGGAGCCTACTCCTCCTAGGATGGAGTTAAAGAAG ATACCAACTACAAGAGCGAAATCCCCCAAGCTTGGTCGTAGGAAGACCGCAACACATCCAGAGTCAGAAGGAGACGCTATCAGCAGCGCTCAAGTAGGTCGTTTAAGCCTCGATGAGAAAGCGTCTCAGAGTACACCAACTAAAGGAATTTCTCCTGTCAATCAAAAGAAACCGCAGCGAAAATCTCTTCCTCCTCGACTGGCTTCTGAAAAGAGTAGTCCATCCAATTCATCTACTGCACGGACTCCATCTAAGACACCTAATATCACAAAAACCCCCTTATCTAGTATAGCGACTAAAGTTACCACCTTGTCCAATTCAACAGTGAAAGATAAAGCCAAGGTGGCTGAGGCCAATGAAGAAAACAACATCTTGTCCCATGAAACAAGCAAAGTTCCACCTCTGAATTCGGCTCCCAGTCCCATCGACAAGCCAAGTGAAGCTGAGTTGTGCACAAATGGCAATGTACTCAGAGAAgagaaacaagaacaagaacaaaccTTTGTACAACAAGAACCCATAGCGACCGAGAATTAA
- the LOC112707895 gene encoding protein WVD2-like 5 isoform X1 yields the protein MIDPSNLSSADDVDPSVAEITEMASPNGNVENFDELDGAATDNSSVVEIREVANGSSNGNNVDNSNGEDVTTVEDQSRQLSAQKGPVKEKCTKPTGSKDVHVNSVKRGKDGKDEHASSAVSNGTSASEPHPRQPAKIRSYNDKETWLSKHPGKSDPVSSEVPLDKAKPRSLKKGPAENVQGGTECSSPTAEDAKHRRVGALPNYGFSFKCDERAERRKQFYSKLEEKIHAKEVEESNLQAKTKETQEAEIKMLRKSLAFKATPMPSFYQEPTPPRMELKKIPTTRAKSPKLGRRKTATHPESEGDAISSAQVGRLSLDEKASQSTPTKGISPVNQKKPQRKSLPPRLASEKSSPSNSSTARTPSKTPNITKTPLSSIATKVTTLSNSTVKDKAKVAEANEENNILSHETSKVPPLNSAPSPIDKPSEAELCTNGNVLREEKQEQEQTFVQQEPIATEN from the exons ATGATCGATCCAAGTAACCTTTCGTCTGCTGATG ATGTAGACCCCAGTGTTGCTGAAATTACAGAAATGGCATCTCCAAATGgaaatgttgaaaattttgatgagTTGGATGGTGCTGCAACTGATAACTCATCTGTGGTGGAAATCAGGGAAGTAGCAAATGGCAGCAGCAATGGCAACAATGTGGACAATTCGAAT GGTGAGGATGTTACTACAGTAGAGGATCAATCAAGGCAATTAAGTGCTCAAAAGGGTCCTGTGAAGGAAAAGTGCACAAAGCCCACAGGTTCGAAAGATGTTCATGTAAACTCGGTGAAAAGAGGCAAAGATGGAAAAGATGAACATGCATCATCTGCTGTTTCAAATGGTACTTCAGCTTCAGAACCCCACCCTAGGCAGCCTGCCAAAATCAGATCGTATAATGACAAGGAAACTTGGTTGTCCAAG CACCCTGGAAAATCTGATCCAGTGTCTTCTGAAGTACCACT GGACAAAGCTAAACCAAGATCATTGAAGAAAGGGCCCGCTGAAAATGTTCAAGGAGGAACAGAATGTTCTTC TCCTACTGCAGAAGATGCTAAACATCGCAGGGTTGGGGCACTTCCCAATTATGGATTCAGCTTCAAATGTGATGAGCGAGCTGAGAGAAGAAAACAG TTTTACTCAAAGCTCGAGGAAAAGATTCACGCAAAGGAAGTGGAGGAGAGTAACCTACAAGCAAAAACCAAG GAGACACAAGAAGCTGAGATTAAGATGCTTAGGAAGAGTCTTGCATTTAAAGCAACTCCAATGCCTAGTTTTTACCAGGAGCCTACTCCTCCTAGGATGGAGTTAAAGAAG ATACCAACTACAAGAGCGAAATCCCCCAAGCTTGGTCGTAGGAAGACCGCAACACATCCAGAGTCAGAAGGAGACGCTATCAGCAGCGCTCAAGTAGGTCGTTTAAGCCTCGATGAGAAAGCGTCTCAGAGTACACCAACTAAAGGAATTTCTCCTGTCAATCAAAAGAAACCGCAGCGAAAATCTCTTCCTCCTCGACTGGCTTCTGAAAAGAGTAGTCCATCCAATTCATCTACTGCACGGACTCCATCTAAGACACCTAATATCACAAAAACCCCCTTATCTAGTATAGCGACTAAAGTTACCACCTTGTCCAATTCAACAGTGAAAGATAAAGCCAAGGTGGCTGAGGCCAATGAAGAAAACAACATCTTGTCCCATGAAACAAGCAAAGTTCCACCTCTGAATTCGGCTCCCAGTCCCATCGACAAGCCAAGTGAAGCTGAGTTGTGCACAAATGGCAATGTACTCAGAGAAgagaaacaagaacaagaacaaaccTTTGTACAACAAGAACCCATAGCGACCGAGAATTAA